A stretch of the Pseudomonas helvetica genome encodes the following:
- a CDS encoding sensor domain-containing diguanylate cyclase, with translation MSANRTYHAITGSARRPELLLVLGSSLTVVAIIAIVTFLLIREHANAMQAATRGATNIVQLIDADVLRNVELYDLSLQGLIAAAQRDDLQKVSAQIRHLVLFDRASTARYKGDVLLLDQQGKVIANSSSIQPKQGNFSDRDYFQAHVGNSDSGMFISRPFKPRCDCPENDQWRISFSRRISSPTGEFLGVAVASMQLAYFDELFSSLDIGSNSTLNVLDKDGILLAQKPMLTDASIGKSFGNRPNVIRIMREGSGSFSSLSSMDHQERLYTFSRVGNLPLTVSVALSMDEIFASWRRTAYVISGATGVLCIGLMWLTLLLCRELRLRHHAEQELAQQAAIDALTGVANRRTLDQALNHEWSRAQRSGKPLSVLMIDADHFKSFNDRHGHQSGDDALRVLARVISENIRRPSDLAARYGGEEFAVVLAETDRSGALRIAENIRAAVEQLPPFEGDESPITVSIGLCTSTGQPGESLENLMYAADKALYQAKHRGRNRVVAS, from the coding sequence ATGAGTGCAAACCGCACATACCACGCCATAACAGGCTCCGCCCGCCGACCGGAATTGCTGCTGGTTCTCGGCAGCTCGCTGACCGTCGTCGCGATCATCGCCATCGTCACCTTCCTGCTGATCCGCGAACACGCCAATGCCATGCAGGCGGCCACGCGGGGTGCGACCAACATCGTGCAACTGATCGACGCCGATGTGCTGCGCAACGTCGAGCTCTATGACCTGTCACTGCAAGGATTGATCGCTGCCGCCCAACGTGACGACCTGCAGAAGGTTTCGGCGCAGATCCGCCATCTGGTGCTGTTCGACCGCGCAAGCACCGCACGTTACAAGGGCGATGTACTGCTACTCGACCAGCAGGGCAAGGTAATCGCCAACTCGTCGTCAATTCAGCCCAAACAGGGCAATTTTTCTGACCGTGACTACTTCCAGGCTCACGTCGGCAACAGCGATAGCGGGATGTTTATCAGTCGCCCGTTCAAACCCCGTTGCGACTGCCCCGAGAACGATCAGTGGCGCATCAGCTTCAGCCGGCGCATCTCTTCGCCCACCGGCGAGTTTCTTGGCGTTGCCGTCGCGTCCATGCAACTGGCGTACTTTGACGAGCTGTTCAGCAGCCTGGACATCGGCTCCAACAGTACCCTCAACGTGCTCGACAAGGACGGCATACTGCTGGCGCAAAAGCCCATGCTGACCGATGCCAGCATTGGCAAGAGTTTCGGCAATCGTCCCAACGTCATACGCATCATGCGTGAAGGCAGTGGCAGCTTCAGTAGCCTGTCGAGCATGGACCACCAGGAACGTCTGTACACCTTCTCGCGCGTCGGCAACCTGCCGTTGACGGTCAGCGTCGCGCTCTCCATGGACGAAATCTTCGCCAGCTGGAGACGCACCGCGTACGTGATCAGTGGCGCAACCGGTGTGTTGTGTATCGGCTTGATGTGGCTGACCTTGCTGCTATGCCGCGAATTACGCCTGCGCCATCACGCCGAGCAGGAACTGGCGCAACAGGCCGCCATCGATGCCCTCACCGGCGTGGCTAACCGGCGCACCCTCGACCAGGCCCTGAACCATGAATGGTCCCGCGCCCAGCGCTCGGGCAAACCGTTGTCGGTGCTGATGATCGACGCCGATCACTTCAAGTCGTTCAACGACCGCCACGGCCATCAGAGCGGCGACGATGCCTTGCGCGTGCTCGCCAGGGTCATCAGCGAAAACATCCGTCGCCCCTCCGATCTCGCCGCGCGCTATGGCGGTGAGGAGTTTGCCGTGGTGCTGGCCGAGACTGACAGAAGCGGTGCACTGCGAATTGCCGAAAATATCCGCGCTGCAGTCGAGCAACTGCCACCGTTCGAAGGCGACGAGTCCCCCATCACCGTCAGCATCGGCCTCTGTACCTCTACAGGACAACCGGGCGAGAGCCTGGAAAACCTGATGTATGCGGCCGACAAGGCGCTGTATCAGGCCAAGCATCGCGGACGTAACCGGGTGGTCGCCAGTTGA
- a CDS encoding OprD family porin, which translates to MSITLKLSPLFIAMAATMAANVQAADDSSREGFVEGASLKLNARNYYLNRNRQQQTNDNIEWGQGFLGIFESGYTQGPVGFGVDANAMLGLKLDGGGGTGGSSILPIGDDNSKAPGSFSSAGGALKMRALDTELKAGDLFLNNPVIAGGMSRMLPQTFRGVSLTNHSFDGWLIEGGQASFTKPYNQSGHQRIGTSYGKLADGDKSQHLNWAGVAWSGLPGLTSSLYASELKDIWNQYYYDLDYTYAVNELISLNPGLHYYHTQDTGDALLGKIDNNTYSLHFTVGVGSHSVTAAYQRVNGNTPFDYIAQGDSIFLDNSQQYSDFNGPNERSWKLKYAYDFAGVGVPGLTSAVSYSRGTLDLTKVDPNSRGYASFYNEAGKNAKHWERDVDLKYVVQGGTAKDLAVRLQWATNRGGNGYGALDTDTDEYRVIVDYPLNVF; encoded by the coding sequence GTGAGCATCACCCTCAAACTCAGTCCGCTATTCATTGCAATGGCCGCAACGATGGCCGCAAACGTCCAGGCCGCCGACGATTCCAGCCGCGAAGGTTTCGTTGAAGGTGCAAGCCTTAAACTCAATGCCCGCAACTACTACCTGAACCGCAACCGTCAGCAGCAGACTAACGACAACATCGAATGGGGCCAGGGTTTCCTCGGTATCTTCGAATCGGGCTACACCCAGGGCCCGGTCGGTTTTGGCGTGGATGCCAACGCCATGCTCGGGCTCAAACTCGACGGTGGCGGCGGCACCGGTGGTTCGAGCATCCTGCCGATCGGCGATGACAACAGCAAAGCGCCGGGCTCGTTTTCAAGCGCTGGCGGTGCCCTGAAAATGCGCGCCCTCGACACCGAGCTGAAAGCCGGCGACCTGTTCCTCAACAACCCGGTAATCGCCGGTGGCATGAGCCGCATGCTGCCGCAGACCTTTCGCGGTGTCAGCCTGACCAACCACAGCTTCGACGGCTGGCTGATCGAGGGCGGCCAGGCCAGCTTCACCAAGCCTTACAACCAGAGCGGGCACCAGCGTATCGGGACGTCCTACGGCAAACTGGCAGACGGCGACAAAAGCCAGCACCTGAACTGGGCCGGCGTAGCCTGGAGCGGCCTGCCGGGCCTGACCAGCAGCCTCTATGCGTCCGAGCTCAAGGACATCTGGAACCAGTACTACTACGACCTGGACTACACCTACGCGGTCAATGAGCTGATCAGCCTCAACCCGGGCCTGCACTACTATCACACCCAGGACACTGGCGACGCACTGCTCGGAAAAATCGACAACAACACCTACAGCCTGCACTTCACCGTGGGCGTCGGTAGCCACAGCGTCACCGCCGCTTACCAGCGCGTGAACGGCAACACGCCGTTCGATTACATCGCTCAGGGCGACAGCATCTTCCTCGACAACTCACAGCAGTATTCGGACTTCAACGGCCCGAACGAGCGTTCGTGGAAGCTCAAGTATGCCTATGACTTCGCTGGCGTCGGTGTGCCGGGCCTGACCTCCGCCGTGTCGTATTCGCGTGGCACGCTGGACCTGACCAAGGTTGACCCGAACAGTCGCGGTTATGCCAGCTTCTATAACGAAGCGGGTAAAAATGCCAAACACTGGGAGCGTGATGTCGATCTCAAGTACGTGGTCCAGGGCGGTACGGCCAAGGATCTGGCGGTGCGTCTGCAATGGGCCACCAATCGCGGCGGCAACGGCTACGGCGCGCTGGATACCGACACCGATGAATACCGGGTGATCGTCGACTACCCACTGAACGTTTTCTGA
- a CDS encoding heavy metal sensor histidine kinase, with protein sequence MRSNSIALRLSGMFTLVAALVFLLIGWALYQQVEKGLALLPAAELDARYSVLESTVGRFGTPEHWVKINNKLNLLSEEDKRISFWIISGDANYEYGNITPQIRALAQGPTGKRDVQLPGQPYPMKVLVSQFPAKDQRPPLRFMIGIDTQTFYETQHHLLIALISLAIIGVLLASALGYWVARIGLKPLIKLSQEAQRLAPPLLSSRLQLSPLPPELNQFVSSFNSTLERVEQAYTRLESFNADVAHELRSPLTNLIGQTQVALTRGRSAEHYFEVLQSNLEELERLRSIINDMLFLASADQGSKATKLTTTSLADEVATTLDYLDFILEDAQVKVQVSGDAQVQIEIAHLRRALINLLNNAVQHTAPGQVIRVQIDVQEHQVSIGVANPGEPIASEHLPRLFERFYRVDASRSNSGANHGLGLAIVKAIALMHGGNVFVHSDNGVNTFGIYLPI encoded by the coding sequence GTGCGCAGTAACAGTATCGCCCTGCGCCTGAGCGGCATGTTCACATTGGTGGCGGCGCTGGTGTTTCTGTTGATCGGCTGGGCGCTGTATCAACAGGTCGAAAAGGGTTTGGCGCTGTTGCCGGCAGCCGAACTGGATGCGCGTTACAGCGTGCTCGAATCCACGGTCGGGCGCTTTGGTACGCCAGAGCACTGGGTGAAGATCAACAACAAACTCAACCTGCTTAGCGAAGAGGACAAGCGCATCAGCTTCTGGATCATCAGCGGCGATGCCAACTACGAGTACGGCAACATCACCCCGCAGATCCGTGCCTTGGCGCAAGGGCCAACCGGCAAGCGCGACGTACAACTGCCGGGGCAGCCCTATCCGATGAAAGTGCTGGTCAGCCAGTTTCCGGCCAAGGACCAGCGTCCACCGCTGCGCTTCATGATCGGCATCGACACGCAAACCTTCTATGAGACCCAGCATCACTTGCTGATCGCCTTGATCAGCCTGGCAATCATCGGTGTGCTGCTGGCTTCGGCGCTGGGTTACTGGGTGGCGCGAATCGGCCTCAAACCGTTGATCAAGTTGTCGCAGGAAGCGCAACGACTGGCACCGCCGTTGCTGTCCTCACGGCTGCAACTGTCGCCGCTGCCGCCAGAACTCAATCAGTTCGTCAGCTCGTTCAACTCGACGCTGGAGCGGGTCGAGCAAGCCTACACGCGACTTGAATCGTTCAACGCCGATGTCGCCCACGAACTGCGCTCGCCGCTGACCAACCTGATCGGTCAGACCCAGGTTGCCCTGACCCGTGGGCGCTCGGCAGAGCACTACTTCGAAGTGCTGCAATCGAACCTCGAAGAACTCGAACGGCTGCGCTCGATCATCAACGACATGCTGTTTCTGGCCAGCGCCGACCAGGGCAGCAAGGCCACCAAACTGACCACCACCTCGCTTGCGGATGAAGTCGCCACCACTCTGGACTACCTGGATTTCATCCTCGAAGATGCGCAGGTCAAGGTTCAGGTCAGCGGCGATGCCCAGGTGCAGATTGAAATCGCCCACCTGCGTCGGGCGCTGATCAACCTGTTGAACAACGCCGTGCAGCACACCGCTCCCGGCCAGGTCATTCGGGTGCAGATTGATGTTCAGGAGCATCAGGTCAGTATCGGCGTCGCCAACCCTGGTGAGCCCATCGCCAGCGAACACCTGCCGCGCTTGTTCGAGCGCTTCTACCGGGTCGACGCCTCGCGCAGCAACAGCGGCGCCAACCATGGACTGGGGCTGGCCATCGTCAAGGCGATCGCGCTGATGCACGGCGGCAATGTGTTTGTGCACAGCGATAACGGCGTGAATACCTTCGGGATCTATTTGCCGATTTGA
- a CDS encoding heavy metal response regulator transcription factor produces the protein MRVLIIEDEEKTADYLYRGLTEQGYTVDRAPDGVEGLHLALENDYAVIILDVMLPGLDGYGVLRALRARKQTPVIMLTARERVEDRIKGLRDGADDYLGKPFSFLELVARLQALTRRSGGHEPVQVTIADLWVDLISRKATRAGTRLDLTAKEFSLLSVLARRQGEILSKTAIAEMVWDINFDSDANVVEVAIKRLRAKIDGPFEEKLLHTIRGMGYVLESRSAQ, from the coding sequence ATGCGCGTTCTGATTATCGAAGACGAAGAGAAAACCGCGGACTATCTGTACCGCGGCTTGACCGAACAGGGTTACACCGTGGACCGCGCCCCGGACGGCGTCGAAGGTTTGCACCTGGCGCTCGAAAACGATTACGCGGTGATCATCCTCGACGTGATGCTGCCGGGTCTCGACGGCTACGGCGTGCTGCGCGCCCTGCGTGCCCGCAAACAGACCCCGGTGATCATGCTGACCGCCCGCGAGCGTGTCGAAGACCGGATCAAAGGCCTGCGCGACGGTGCCGACGATTACCTGGGCAAACCTTTCTCGTTCCTCGAACTGGTCGCCCGCCTGCAAGCCTTGACCCGCCGCAGCGGTGGCCATGAACCGGTGCAAGTGACCATCGCCGACCTGTGGGTCGACTTGATCAGCCGCAAGGCCACCCGTGCCGGTACGCGGCTGGACCTGACCGCCAAGGAGTTCTCGCTGCTCAGCGTGCTGGCCCGGCGTCAGGGTGAAATTCTCTCGAAAACCGCGATTGCCGAGATGGTCTGGGACATCAATTTCGACAGCGACGCCAACGTCGTCGAAGTTGCGATCAAGCGTCTGCGGGCGAAGATCGACGGGCCGTTCGAAGAGAAACTGCTGCACACCATTCGCGGCATGGGCTATGTGCTGGAGAGCCGCAGTGCGCAGTAA
- a CDS encoding multidrug efflux RND transporter permease subunit, with protein sequence MKVHGGISAWCIDHPVATALLTFALVLLGLIAFPRLPVAPLPEAEFPTIQVAAQLPGASPDTMASSVATPLEVQFSAIPGMTQMTSSSALGSTNLTLQFTLNKSIDTAAQEVQAAINTAAGKLPKDMPTLPTWRKVNPSDSPVLILSVSSTQMPGTELSDYAETLLARQLSQIDGVGQIYITGQQRPAIRVQASADKLAAIGLTLADVRLAIQKTSLNLAKGALYGESSISTLSTNDQLFHPDEYGQLIVSYKNGAPVQLRDIATVVSGSEDAYVQAWSGDRPGVNLVILRQPGANIVDTVDRIQAALPGLQAMLPASIQVNVLIDRTQTIRASLHEVEVTLLIAVLLVVAVMALFLRQWSATLIVSSVLGVSLIASIALMYIMGFSLNNLTLVAIVISVGFVVDDAIVVVENIHRHLEAGDGMREAAIKGAGEIGFTVVSISFSLVAAFIPLLFMGGVVGRLFKEFALTATSTIMISVVVSLTLAPTMAALFMRAPVHDAHAKPGFGERLLALYERALRRALAHQKLMLGIFSLTLCMAVAGYVFIPKGFFPIQDTGFILGTTEAAADVSFPEMVKKHQALADILAADPAVQTFSHSVGVSGSNQTIANGRFWISLKKRGDRDVSASAFIDRIRPQLLKVPGIVLYLRAGQDINLSSGPSRAQYQYVLKSNDGPTLNLWTQRLTEKLRSIPAFRDISNDLQLGGSITHIHIDRAAAARFGLTASDVDEALYDAFGQRQVNEFQTEINQYNVILELDTRQRGKAESLAYFYLRSPLSGEMVPLSALARFDAPTIGPLSIAHDGMFPAANLSFNLAPGVALGDAVILLNQAKNDIGMPASVNGNFQGAAQAFQSSLASQPWLILAALVAVYIILGVLYESFVHPLTIISTLPSAGLGALILLWILGQDFSIMALIGLVLLIGIVKKNGILMIDFALDAQRNRGLSPQEAIFEACLTRFRPIMMTTLAALLGALPLMLGYGTGAELRQPLGIAVVGGLLVSQALTLFTTPVIYLWLERVFHRSTPAPALATTH encoded by the coding sequence ATGAAAGTCCATGGCGGTATTTCGGCCTGGTGCATCGACCATCCGGTCGCCACGGCACTGCTGACCTTCGCCCTGGTGCTGCTGGGCTTGATCGCCTTCCCGCGCCTGCCCGTCGCCCCTTTGCCGGAAGCCGAGTTCCCGACCATTCAGGTCGCCGCGCAGTTGCCCGGCGCCAGCCCCGACACCATGGCTTCGTCGGTGGCGACACCGTTGGAGGTGCAATTCAGCGCCATCCCCGGCATGACCCAAATGACCTCCAGCAGCGCCTTGGGTTCGACCAACCTGACCCTGCAATTCACCCTCAACAAAAGCATCGACACCGCCGCGCAGGAAGTTCAGGCCGCGATCAACACCGCCGCCGGCAAGCTGCCCAAGGACATGCCGACGCTGCCGACCTGGCGCAAGGTCAACCCGTCCGACAGCCCGGTGCTGATCCTCAGCGTCAGCTCGACGCAAATGCCCGGCACCGAACTCAGCGACTACGCCGAAACCCTGCTGGCGCGGCAATTGAGCCAGATCGACGGCGTCGGCCAGATCTACATCACCGGCCAGCAACGCCCGGCGATCCGGGTCCAGGCCTCGGCCGACAAACTCGCCGCCATCGGCCTGACCCTGGCCGATGTGCGCCTGGCCATTCAGAAAACCAGTCTCAACCTGGCCAAAGGTGCGCTGTACGGTGAGTCGAGCATTTCCACGCTATCGACCAACGATCAGCTGTTCCATCCCGACGAGTACGGTCAGCTCATCGTCTCCTACAAGAACGGTGCACCGGTCCAGCTCCGGGACATCGCCACCGTGGTCAGTGGCTCGGAAGACGCCTATGTCCAGGCCTGGTCTGGCGATCGGCCGGGGGTCAACCTGGTGATCCTGCGGCAACCGGGCGCGAACATCGTCGACACCGTGGACCGGATTCAAGCCGCGTTGCCGGGCCTGCAAGCGATGCTTCCGGCGTCGATACAGGTCAACGTGCTGATCGACCGGACCCAGACCATCCGCGCTTCACTGCACGAAGTGGAAGTCACCCTGCTGATCGCGGTCCTGCTGGTGGTCGCGGTGATGGCGCTGTTCCTGCGCCAGTGGTCGGCGACGCTGATCGTTTCCAGCGTACTCGGGGTCTCGCTGATCGCCAGTATCGCGCTGATGTACATCATGGGCTTCAGCCTGAACAACCTGACGCTGGTGGCGATCGTCATTTCCGTGGGGTTTGTGGTCGACGATGCGATTGTGGTGGTGGAGAACATCCACCGCCACCTGGAGGCCGGCGACGGCATGCGCGAGGCCGCGATCAAGGGCGCTGGAGAGATCGGCTTTACCGTGGTCTCGATCAGCTTCTCGCTGGTGGCGGCGTTTATTCCGCTGCTGTTCATGGGCGGCGTGGTCGGCCGGTTGTTCAAGGAGTTCGCCTTGACCGCCACCTCGACCATCATGATTTCGGTGGTGGTGTCGTTGACCCTGGCACCGACCATGGCCGCCCTGTTCATGCGCGCGCCGGTACACGACGCCCATGCCAAACCCGGTTTCGGAGAGCGCCTGCTGGCGCTGTATGAACGCGCACTGCGCCGCGCCCTGGCGCATCAGAAACTGATGCTGGGGATCTTCAGCCTGACGCTGTGCATGGCGGTTGCCGGCTACGTGTTTATCCCCAAAGGTTTCTTCCCGATACAGGACACCGGTTTTATCCTCGGCACTACCGAAGCCGCCGCCGACGTGTCGTTTCCGGAGATGGTGAAAAAGCACCAGGCCCTGGCCGACATCCTCGCCGCCGACCCGGCAGTGCAGACCTTTTCGCATTCGGTGGGTGTTTCCGGCAGCAACCAGACCATCGCCAACGGGCGCTTCTGGATCTCCTTGAAAAAACGCGGCGACCGCGATGTGTCCGCCAGCGCCTTCATCGACCGGATTCGTCCGCAACTGCTGAAGGTCCCGGGCATTGTGCTGTACCTGCGCGCCGGGCAAGACATCAACCTCAGCTCCGGCCCCAGCCGCGCCCAGTATCAATACGTGCTCAAGAGCAACGACGGTCCGACACTGAACCTCTGGACCCAGCGCCTGACCGAAAAACTGCGCAGCATCCCGGCGTTCCGCGACATTTCCAACGACCTGCAACTGGGCGGCAGCATCACCCACATCCACATCGACCGTGCCGCTGCGGCGCGTTTCGGGCTGACCGCCAGCGATGTCGACGAGGCGCTTTATGACGCCTTCGGCCAACGGCAGGTCAACGAGTTCCAGACCGAAATAAACCAGTACAACGTTATCCTCGAACTCGACACCCGCCAGCGCGGCAAGGCTGAAAGCCTCGCCTATTTCTACCTGCGTTCGCCGCTGAGTGGCGAGATGGTGCCGTTGTCGGCGCTGGCCCGTTTCGATGCGCCAACCATCGGCCCGTTGTCCATCGCCCACGACGGCATGTTCCCGGCCGCCAACCTGTCGTTCAACCTGGCGCCCGGCGTGGCCTTGGGTGATGCGGTGATTTTGCTCAATCAGGCGAAGAACGACATCGGTATGCCGGCCTCGGTCAACGGCAACTTTCAGGGCGCGGCCCAGGCATTCCAGAGTTCGCTGGCCAGCCAGCCGTGGCTGATTCTGGCGGCGCTGGTGGCGGTATACATCATTCTTGGCGTGCTCTATGAAAGTTTCGTGCACCCGCTGACGATCATCTCGACCTTGCCTTCCGCTGGCCTCGGCGCCTTGATACTGCTGTGGATCCTCGGCCAGGACTTCTCGATCATGGCGTTGATCGGCCTGGTGCTGCTGATCGGTATCGTCAAGAAGAACGGCATCCTGATGATCGACTTCGCCCTCGACGCCCAGCGCAATCGCGGGCTGTCCCCGCAAGAAGCAATTTTCGAGGCATGCCTCACGCGGTTCCGGCCGATCATGATGACCACCCTCGCCGCCCTGCTCGGCGCGCTGCCGCTGATGCTCGGTTACGGCACCGGCGCCGAACTGCGTCAACCGCTGGGGATCGCGGTGGTCGGCGGTTTGCTGGTCAGCCAGGCGCTGACGCTGTTTACCACGCCAGTCATATACTTATGGCTTGAGCGGGTGTTCCATCGCTCCACACCAGCGCCTGCGCTGGCGACCACACACTGA
- a CDS encoding efflux RND transporter periplasmic adaptor subunit: protein MPIPGKKLLIAALLVTVTAVAIGVALKPATSKLSTPTAIPVRVVSVVERDVPRYVSAIGSVLSLHSVVIRPQIDGILTRLLVKEGQLVKAGDLLATIDDRSIRASLDQARAQLGENQAQLQVAEVNLKRYKLLSVDDGVSKQTYDQQQALVNQLKATAQGNQAAIDAAQVQLSYTQIRSPVTGRVGIRTVDEGNFLRMSDTQGLFSVTQIDPIAVEFSLPQQMLPTLQRLISATPPADVNAYLGADTNGQTGDLLGEGHLTLIDNQINANTGTIRAKAEFSNAGQKLWPGQLVTVKIQTAVDQHALVVPPSVVQRGLDQHFVYRVNGDKVESVPVQMVYQDSGLNIITGVKAGDVLVSDGQSRLKPGASVQILGEPPALTQSTAAEQQP from the coding sequence CGGTGCGGGTGGTCAGCGTCGTCGAACGCGACGTGCCGCGCTACGTCAGCGCGATTGGCTCGGTGCTGTCGTTGCACAGCGTGGTTATTCGTCCGCAGATCGATGGCATCCTCACCCGACTACTGGTCAAGGAAGGTCAGTTGGTGAAGGCCGGTGACCTGCTGGCAACTATCGACGATCGCTCGATCCGCGCCAGCCTCGATCAGGCCCGTGCGCAATTGGGCGAAAACCAGGCGCAGTTGCAGGTCGCCGAGGTCAACCTCAAACGCTACAAATTGCTGAGTGTCGATGACGGGGTTTCCAAGCAGACTTACGACCAGCAACAAGCCCTGGTCAATCAGTTGAAAGCCACGGCGCAGGGCAATCAGGCGGCCATCGATGCGGCGCAGGTACAACTCTCCTACACACAGATTCGCTCGCCGGTGACGGGCCGCGTCGGTATTCGCACCGTGGATGAAGGCAACTTCCTGCGCATGAGCGATACCCAGGGATTGTTCTCGGTCACCCAGATCGACCCGATTGCCGTCGAGTTCTCCCTGCCACAGCAAATGCTGCCGACGCTGCAACGGTTGATCAGCGCAACCCCGCCGGCTGACGTGAATGCCTACCTCGGCGCCGACACCAATGGCCAGACCGGCGACTTGCTCGGCGAAGGCCATCTGACGCTCATCGACAACCAGATCAATGCCAACACCGGGACCATTCGCGCCAAGGCCGAATTCAGCAACGCCGGGCAAAAACTCTGGCCCGGGCAACTGGTGACCGTGAAGATCCAGACCGCCGTCGACCAGCATGCGCTGGTGGTGCCGCCGTCGGTGGTCCAGCGCGGGCTGGATCAGCATTTCGTTTACCGGGTCAACGGCGACAAGGTCGAATCGGTTCCGGTGCAAATGGTCTATCAGGACAGCGGGCTGAACATCATCACAGGAGTAAAGGCCGGTGATGTGCTGGTCAGCGATGGTCAGTCGCGGCTCAAGCCAGGGGCCAGCGTGCAGATTCTCGGCGAGCCGCCAGCGCTCACGCAAAGCACTGCGGCGGAGCAACAGCCATGA